The following DNA comes from Phycisphaerae bacterium.
CGCGGCCAGACCCGAGAAGAAGGACTACAAGGGCCGGAAGAAACCCAAAGGATTCGATCAGACCGTCGAACTGGTCTGCTGGTTGGGCGTCGACCCTCGCCAGGCCGACCAGGCTCTACGGGGAGCCGTCTCATTGCCCAAGGGCATCGGCAAATCCAAGCGAGTCATTGCGTTCTGTCCGGACGACATGGCTGAGAAGGCCAAGGCCGCAGGAGCGGTCGACGCCGGAGCCGACGAACTGATCAAGAAGGTCAACGACGGTTGGACTGACTTCGACGTAGCTGTTGCTCATCCGGCGGTCATGGGCAAGGTCGGCAAGTTGGGCCGGGTTCTGGGCCCACAAGGCAAGATGCCCTCGCCCAAGTCGGGCACCGTGACGCCGGATATCGAGCAAGCCGTTCGAGAGTACAGCGCCGGCAAGGTCGAGTTTCGCACCGATGCGGGCGGCAATGTCCACGCTCCGGTCGGCAAGGTGAGCTTTCCCGATCAAGACCTCGTGGAGAACATCGAGGCATTCATCGCCCACATACGCCGAAGCAAACCGGCGACATCGAAGGGCCAGTATTTCAAACGTGTCTGCCTGACGGCGACCATGACGCCCTCGGTAACCCTGGACGTCGGTTGATACGCGGGGTCACGGACTCGTATGGACGACTATGTGCCGGCCTTAGGACCGGCGGACAGATACAAGGGCAACCAACATGAGCAAGGCGACTAAGGATCTCATCACCTGTGAGTATGCGGGCCGTTACGCCAATCTGGCCAACGCGTGCGTGGTCAGCGTCATCGGCCTCGATGCCATTTCGACGAACAAGCTTCGCGGCGAGCTTCGTTCGATGAAGATTTCGCTCCACGTGGTCAAGAACAGCCTGGCCCGGCGCGCGCTCGCTGACGGGCCCCTGGCCCCGCTGGCCAGCGCGCTGGAGGGGCCGTGTGCCCTGGTGGTGGGGGGCGAGTCGATCATCGACGTGGCCAAGGCGTTGGTCGAATTGAAGAAGAAATACCCGGCGATCGAGCTGAAGAAAGGCATTCTGGAAGGCGACCCGGATCTGCTCGATATCGAGCGGCTGTCGCAGATGAAGAGCCGCGGAGACTTGCTGGCGGAAATCGCGATGCTGATCGCCAGTCCCGGCCGGCGGCTTGCAGGCTGTATCCGCGGACCGGGTGGGCGTCTGGCCGGTTGCTTCAAGGCGATTGCGGACAAACAAGAGGGTAGTCAGTAAGGCTTGAGAGGCAAGCAGGACGACAACGGCTTTGTGGAACCTGGGAGAGAGCACGAGCAAAGAGATTGTCAGCAGCAGCCGGTTGCTGCGGATTGGCCCGCTCGGCGGGTTAAATGACATCAACGGGATGTCACCTATCAGGTTGATCGGCGGACTGCACTGTGATGACGGGAGTTCTGGATACCATGGCGGATGCACCAGCAAAGGGATTCAGCGCTGAAACGGTTGCGCTGGCGGAGAAAATCGCGGGATTGACCCTCAAGCAGGCCCAGGAACTGGTGGACTGCTTGAAGGAGAAGTATGGGATCGAGCCGGCCGGCGGCGGGGCAATGATCGTCGCCGGTGCCGCCGGCGCCGGCGGCGAGGGTGCGGCGGCTCCGGCAGAGGAAAAGACCGCCTTCGACGTCATTCTCAAGAGCGGCGGCGACAAGAAAATCAATGTGATCAAGGTCGTCCGGGCGGCTACCAATCTGGGTCTCAAGGAGGCTAAGGACTTGGTCGAGGGCGCTCCAAAACCGGTCAAGCAAGGCGTATCGAAGGAAGAGGCCGAGAAGCTCAAGAAGGAGCTTGAAGAAGCCGGTGCTGTTGTCGAAGTCAAGTGATAACAAGACCTTACGAAATCCTCAGTATTATGATTGTTAAGGGTCTTGAGCCGAGAAGCCGGTAGGTTTGTCGCACCGCCCGGCGGTGAGCTGGGGTTGGTGTGGCCGCACCAAGATCTCGGAGGTTTCGTGGTCAAGGGTCTCCCGGTTGCGGTGGGGGGCCTAGCCACGGTAGGGCTTATCGGGAAATGGGCTTGGCAGACAGCATGCCCAGCGATAGAATGCCTTTGAGCTACGAAGGTGAAGGTGCGCGCGTATCGGGCGCGGGGGAAGTGGCGTGAACCGTGACTCTGGGCTTTCCCACGGATGCGCGGTGCCATGAGGTCTATCGGGTTGGACCTGAATTTTCATCATAATCCCTCCTCCGTGAGGCGAGATCGGCTGACGCGCCGGGCAAACGGGACCCGGTGGGGGCAGGACCGTCAGTCGAACAGATGGCCTCGCGTTGGGTTCTCCGTCCTGAAGACTGTGTGAGGCATGATGCGTTAGGCGCGAAGGGCGAGGTCGCCTTCTCGCAAGACGAATCGGCGTAGGTCGGATGATGACGGCTGGCGTCCCGCAACGGGTGCCAGGCGTGCGGCTTTACCTTTGGCCGCAGGAAAGGACGAACCGGTATGCTTACTCCCCAGGAAGTGCGGAATTTCGGTCGGCTCGGCGATACGATGCCGGTACCTTCGCTCACCAGCATTCAGACCGAGTCCTATGCGAGATTCCTGCAACAGGATGTTCCGCCGGACCAGCGTCAAAACATCGGCCTGGAAGCCCTTCTCAGGGAGGTGTTTCCCATCCAGAGCTACGACGGGAGCATGTCCCTGGAGTACGTCTACTATGACTTGAGCAAGCCGCGC
Coding sequences within:
- the rplA gene encoding 50S ribosomal protein L1 gives rise to the protein MPRQSARYKLQLETRGNAARLSIPEAVKLVKSMAAARPEKKDYKGRKKPKGFDQTVELVCWLGVDPRQADQALRGAVSLPKGIGKSKRVIAFCPDDMAEKAKAAGAVDAGADELIKKVNDGWTDFDVAVAHPAVMGKVGKLGRVLGPQGKMPSPKSGTVTPDIEQAVREYSAGKVEFRTDAGGNVHAPVGKVSFPDQDLVENIEAFIAHIRRSKPATSKGQYFKRVCLTATMTPSVTLDVG
- the rplJ gene encoding 50S ribosomal protein L10 translates to MSKATKDLITCEYAGRYANLANACVVSVIGLDAISTNKLRGELRSMKISLHVVKNSLARRALADGPLAPLASALEGPCALVVGGESIIDVAKALVELKKKYPAIELKKGILEGDPDLLDIERLSQMKSRGDLLAEIAMLIASPGRRLAGCIRGPGGRLAGCFKAIADKQEGSQ
- the rplL gene encoding 50S ribosomal protein L7/L12 — translated: MADAPAKGFSAETVALAEKIAGLTLKQAQELVDCLKEKYGIEPAGGGAMIVAGAAGAGGEGAAAPAEEKTAFDVILKSGGDKKINVIKVVRAATNLGLKEAKDLVEGAPKPVKQGVSKEEAEKLKKELEEAGAVVEVK